A section of the Bryobacteraceae bacterium genome encodes:
- a CDS encoding hypothetical protein (possible pseudo, internal stop codon), which translates to MFRARSGSLEGRSERSLSDRASRLRAAVERRQALIVPGSHDALSAGIESAGLEADYHHGDIGWHCWLTEADALPQRTLDLLARTECAFFGAITSKPAAEAARELAPELQGRGLTCRSPIVRMRQLLDPYICQRPCRAIAGNPLNYREGIDIVVFRENTEGMYVGVEFPQVPEAFYAEKAMSRIPRDAPISIRSITARASRRIVQAAFEFARRNGRRKVTAVHKANVLRATCGLFLEQATEVAAL; encoded by the coding sequence ATGTTCCGCGCCCGAAGCGGTTCTCTGGAGGGAAGGAGCGAACGATCCCTGTCTGATCGCGCGTCCCGTCTCCGCGCCGCTGTCGAGCGCCGCCAGGCCCTTATTGTTCCCGGCTCTCACGATGCCCTGAGCGCCGGCATCGAATCCGCCGGTTTGGAAGCCGACTATCATCACGGCGACATCGGCTGGCACTGTTGGCTGACCGAGGCAGACGCGCTGCCGCAGCGCACGCTCGACCTGCTGGCGCGCACCGAGTGCGCCTTCTTCGGCGCCATCACCTCGAAGCCCGCCGCGGAAGCGGCCCGCGAACTCGCTCCAGAACTCCAGGGCCGAGGCCTCACCTGCCGCAGTCCCATCGTCCGCATGCGGCAACTGCTGGATCCGTACATCTGCCAGCGCCCCTGCCGCGCCATCGCCGGCAACCCGCTCAACTACCGCGAAGGGATCGACATCGTCGTCTTCCGCGAAAATACCGAGGGCATGTACGTCGGCGTGGAATTTCCCCAGGTACCGGAAGCCTTCTATGCCGAGAAGGCCATGTCCCGCATCCCGCGCGACGCGCCCATTTCGATCCGCTCCATCACCGCGCGCGCCTCGCGCCGCATCGTCCAGGCGGCCTTTGAATTCGCCCGCCGCAACGGCCGCCGCAAGGTCACCGCCGTGCACAAGGCAAACGTGCTGCGCGCCACCTGCGGGCTGTTCCTCGAACAGGCCACCGAAGTGGCGGCTCTGTAG
- a CDS encoding ATPase AAA yields the protein MSTFAAPRTTFGPPIPQTFEELGVPQSLVIDLFLRRTMIEGFSTLESLSKALRVSVAIIDQVFRQLRQQQIVEVKGMIGNDYQFVLTQAGKQMAADRFQISQYAGACPVSLKDYTAATKRQAAKVHIDRRSLRAAFSDLVVPDRLLDQLGPALISQNSIFLYGPSGNGKTSIAERMLRVYQDAVYIPYAVEVDNQIISLYDPVVHHRIDIDDPDVDPRWVLCKRPCIVVGGELIPSMLELRLDETSGIYAAPLQMKANNGIFIIDDFGRQLMSPRDLLNRWIVPLDRRVDYLTLRYGVKFQIPFELMVVFSTNLDPSDLADEAFLRRIQNKIEIEPVQPQVFDMIFQRVVSTRNVPAEYDSAEYLRKLCLSEGRTQLRACYPLDIVNIITSICQYENRPVQITKAELERAVHLYFARS from the coding sequence ATGTCGACTTTCGCCGCTCCGCGCACGACGTTCGGTCCCCCGATTCCGCAGACATTTGAAGAGCTGGGCGTGCCCCAGTCGCTGGTCATCGACCTGTTCCTCCGCCGGACGATGATCGAGGGCTTCTCCACGCTGGAAAGCCTCAGCAAGGCGCTGCGGGTCTCGGTGGCCATCATCGACCAGGTCTTCCGCCAGTTGCGCCAGCAGCAGATCGTGGAAGTGAAGGGGATGATCGGCAATGACTATCAGTTTGTCCTGACCCAGGCAGGCAAACAGATGGCGGCCGACCGCTTCCAGATCTCTCAGTACGCGGGCGCCTGTCCGGTATCACTGAAAGATTACACGGCGGCGACCAAGCGGCAGGCGGCGAAGGTTCACATCGACCGGCGCTCGCTGCGCGCCGCCTTTTCCGACCTGGTGGTGCCGGACCGGCTGCTCGACCAGCTCGGCCCGGCACTGATCTCGCAGAATTCGATCTTCCTGTACGGCCCGTCGGGCAACGGCAAAACGTCGATCGCCGAGCGCATGCTGCGGGTCTATCAGGACGCGGTCTACATTCCATACGCGGTGGAGGTCGACAACCAGATCATCAGCCTGTACGATCCGGTGGTCCACCACCGCATCGACATCGACGACCCCGACGTCGACCCGCGGTGGGTGCTTTGCAAGCGCCCCTGTATTGTCGTCGGCGGCGAGCTGATCCCGTCGATGCTCGAGCTTCGGCTCGACGAGACCTCGGGCATCTACGCCGCCCCGTTGCAGATGAAGGCCAACAACGGCATCTTCATCATCGACGACTTCGGCCGGCAGCTCATGAGCCCGCGCGACCTGCTGAACCGCTGGATCGTGCCGCTCGACCGCCGGGTGGACTACCTCACGCTGCGCTACGGCGTGAAGTTCCAGATTCCCTTCGAGCTGATGGTGGTCTTTTCCACCAACCTGGATCCGTCCGACCTGGCCGACGAAGCCTTCCTGCGCCGCATCCAGAACAAGATCGAGATCGAGCCGGTTCAGCCGCAGGTCTTCGACATGATCTTCCAGCGCGTGGTGAGCACGCGCAACGTGCCCGCCGAATACGACAGCGCCGAATACCTGCGCAAGCTCTGCCTTTCCGAGGGACGCACGCAACTGCGCGCCTGCTACCCGCTGGATATCGTCAACATCATCACGTCCATCTGCCAGTACGAGAACCGCCCGGTGCAGATCACCAAGGCGGAACTCGAACGTGCCGTGCACCTGTACTTCGCCCGCAGTTAA
- a CDS encoding glucosamine--fructose-6-phosphate aminotransferase produces MSKMLAEIRQQPAALAKTLRSGLRQVQVLRRRFASNPPRLVVLAARGTSDNAAQFGRYLIEITTGIPVSLAAPSVSTLYHAPLRLDGALLVGISQSGESTDTNMVLEEGRKHGAATLGITNVADSTLARLADFTLLVRAGEEKSVAATKTYTGQLLSFYLLAWALGASIDASDLERLPEAAAEALKLEREVTRRAERYRFMDHAVVIGRGLNYANAFEWALKLMETCYIVAERFSQADILHGPIAMVDQAFPAFVFAPAGVTWPVMKSLLARLEKIQAETLVVTDRSNREAPAGSLVIPAALSALRRRSSPSLPEDLFTPIPYIIPAQIFAASLAAVKGLDPDRPRGLAKITRTV; encoded by the coding sequence ATGTCGAAGATGCTTGCAGAGATCCGCCAGCAGCCAGCGGCATTGGCCAAAACGCTTCGGTCGGGTCTGCGTCAGGTCCAGGTGTTGCGGCGCAGGTTCGCCTCCAACCCGCCGCGGCTGGTGGTGCTCGCCGCGCGTGGCACCTCCGACAATGCCGCGCAATTCGGCCGTTACCTGATCGAAATCACCACCGGGATTCCCGTTTCGCTGGCCGCGCCTTCGGTCTCGACGCTGTACCATGCGCCGCTGCGGCTGGACGGCGCGCTGCTGGTGGGCATCTCGCAGTCCGGCGAATCGACCGACACGAACATGGTGCTCGAAGAGGGCCGCAAACATGGCGCCGCCACGCTCGGCATCACCAACGTGGCCGACAGCACGCTGGCGCGCCTGGCCGACTTCACGCTCCTTGTGCGCGCCGGCGAGGAGAAGAGCGTCGCTGCCACAAAGACCTATACCGGTCAGCTTCTCTCGTTCTATCTCCTGGCCTGGGCCCTGGGCGCCTCCATTGACGCCTCGGATCTGGAACGGTTGCCTGAAGCCGCCGCCGAGGCGTTGAAACTCGAACGGGAGGTGACCCGCCGCGCCGAGCGCTACCGCTTCATGGATCACGCCGTCGTCATCGGCCGTGGGCTGAATTATGCCAACGCCTTCGAGTGGGCGCTGAAGCTGATGGAGACCTGCTACATCGTGGCGGAGCGGTTTTCCCAGGCCGACATCCTCCACGGGCCCATCGCCATGGTCGACCAGGCATTTCCCGCCTTTGTATTCGCCCCGGCCGGCGTCACCTGGCCGGTGATGAAATCCCTGCTGGCGAGGCTCGAAAAGATCCAGGCCGAGACGCTGGTGGTGACGGACCGTTCCAACCGCGAGGCGCCGGCCGGCTCTTTGGTGATCCCCGCCGCGCTGAGCGCGCTGCGGCGCCGGTCTTCGCCGTCTCTGCCAGAAGACCTGTTCACGCCGATTCCCTATATCATTCCCGCCCAGATTTTCGCCGCCTCGCTGGCGGCGGTGAAAGGACTGGATCCGGACAGGCCGCGGGGTCTCGCGAAAATCACGCGAACAGTGTGA
- a CDS encoding hypothetical protein (possible pseudo, internal stop codon) codes for MGLRKNPLNYDVIVTTNLYGDILCDLCAQLVGGMGFAYSGNIGDRYAVFEPTHGFAPKYAGLNRVNPIAAILAAAMMVGWLGEKAVEAAIHKAVEEVVRRGEVRTYDMGGSSTTTGMAEAIVREAARFRAAL; via the coding sequence ATGGGGCTGCGGAAGAACCCGCTCAACTACGACGTCATCGTCACCACCAATCTCTACGGCGACATTCTCTGCGATCTCTGCGCCCAGCTCGTCGGCGGCATGGGTTTCGCCTACAGCGGCAACATCGGCGACCGCTACGCGGTCTTCGAGCCGACGCACGGCTTCGCGCCGAAATACGCGGGCCTCAATAGGGTGAACCCGATCGCCGCCATTCTGGCCGCGGCGATGATGGTCGGCTGGCTGGGCGAGAAGGCCGTGGAGGCAGCCATCCACAAGGCCGTGGAAGAAGTGGTCCGCCGCGGCGAGGTCCGCACCTACGACATGGGCGGCTCTTCGACCACCACCGGGATGGCCGAGGCGATCGTCCGCGAAGCGGCGCGCTTCCGCGCGGCCTTGTAG
- a CDS encoding aldo/keto reductase, whose product MELGLGLIEIGRPWGTGWNGLPSDEEVEELLVAALDEGILFWDTASSYGSSEERIGRFLRSRREAASRVRVATKFGDVWEPGMEESWADHSYDSLVRSLDRSIERLGRIDLLQVHRATEEALRQPDVYRALDEAARRGVREFGASVKTMEAARLAIATGRFQWLQVPYNPLRREMEPVFSLAREHGLRLLVNRPFAEGRLLLDESGRPLAGEEARRSALVFQRRQAFDGYVLIGTKSAAHLRDNARLWHEAAAD is encoded by the coding sequence ATGGAGCTCGGTCTTGGGTTGATCGAAATTGGCAGGCCGTGGGGCACAGGGTGGAACGGACTGCCTTCGGATGAGGAGGTCGAAGAGCTTCTCGTGGCCGCCCTGGACGAGGGCATTCTGTTCTGGGACACGGCCTCCTCCTATGGTTCGAGCGAGGAGCGGATCGGGCGATTCCTGCGGTCGCGGCGGGAAGCCGCCTCCCGGGTCCGGGTGGCGACGAAGTTCGGCGACGTGTGGGAGCCAGGCATGGAGGAGTCCTGGGCCGACCATTCCTACGACTCGCTCGTGCGGAGCCTGGACCGCTCGATCGAGCGGCTCGGGCGCATTGACCTGTTGCAGGTGCACCGGGCCACGGAAGAGGCGCTGCGGCAGCCTGACGTATACCGCGCTCTGGACGAAGCGGCGCGCCGCGGCGTGCGGGAATTCGGCGCCAGCGTGAAAACGATGGAGGCGGCGCGGCTGGCCATCGCCACGGGGCGCTTCCAGTGGCTCCAGGTTCCGTACAATCCGCTGCGCCGCGAGATGGAGCCAGTGTTTTCGCTCGCACGCGAACACGGCCTGCGGCTGCTGGTGAACCGGCCCTTTGCCGAGGGGCGGCTCCTGCTGGACGAAAGCGGCCGGCCGCTGGCAGGTGAAGAGGCCCGGCGTAGTGCGCTGGTCTTTCAGCGCCGCCAGGCCTTTGACGGATATGTGCTGATCGGCACGAAATCCGCCGCCCACCTGCGGGACAATGCGCGGCTGTGGCACGAGGCGGCCGCGGACTGA
- the rnc gene encoding ribonuclease 3: MPSPPEELESRIGYQFRNRDLLLRALTHKSLRAESAADIQHNELLEFLGDSILGFLASEFVFRLVPGASEGGLSRLKAHLVSSSRLYEVALALDLGSYLQLGKGEERSGGRAKKTLLADAFEALLAAIYLDAGPREGLDVCRRLLERYLWPAVESAAASAAEIPVDPKNALQELAQARRLPMPRYALIAQSGPEHARLFTVEARLGPGRSAAAQATSKKAASQKAAALLLEQLRAEPAEPPGAPGQAN; the protein is encoded by the coding sequence ATGCCGTCTCCGCCGGAGGAGCTGGAATCCCGCATCGGCTATCAGTTCCGCAACCGGGACCTGCTCCTCCGCGCGCTCACGCACAAGTCTCTGCGCGCCGAATCGGCCGCCGACATCCAGCACAATGAGCTGCTCGAGTTTCTCGGCGATTCGATCCTCGGCTTTCTCGCTTCCGAGTTCGTCTTCCGGCTCGTGCCCGGCGCGAGCGAAGGCGGCCTGTCCCGCCTGAAGGCCCATCTGGTGAGCTCCTCGCGCCTTTACGAGGTCGCGCTCGCGCTCGATCTCGGCAGCTACCTCCAGCTCGGCAAGGGCGAGGAACGCAGCGGCGGACGGGCGAAGAAAACCCTGCTGGCCGATGCCTTCGAGGCTCTGCTGGCCGCCATCTATCTCGACGCGGGCCCCCGCGAGGGGCTCGACGTCTGCCGCCGCCTCCTCGAGCGCTACCTGTGGCCCGCCGTGGAAAGCGCCGCCGCCAGCGCCGCCGAAATCCCCGTGGATCCCAAGAACGCCCTTCAGGAGCTGGCGCAGGCCCGCCGCCTGCCCATGCCCCGCTACGCCCTCATTGCCCAGTCCGGTCCCGAGCACGCCCGCCTGTTCACGGTCGAGGCCCGCCTCGGCCCGGGCCGCAGCGCCGCCGCGCAGGCCACCTCCAAGAAGGCGGCCTCGCAGAAGGCTGCGGCGCTGCTGCTCGAGCAGCTCCGCGCCGAGCCCGCCGAGCCCCCCGGCGCTCCCGGCCAGGCGAACTGA